In Leptidea sinapis chromosome 2, ilLepSina1.1, whole genome shotgun sequence, the sequence atcatattattattattaaatataatttatttaatgcgTCAGTTAACAGGCATTTTAAGTCTAGAAGAGATAATTTGAATGaacttcatatattttttatttatcaactactaaactattatattttctGTATAATCCAATGTAAAAAAGGACTTTAACagtatacagggtggttttttgagaagggcggtgatggccaagtcgtgaaaatatttagtttttaaaaatgttttgtacTTTTGCCCtatggactctgttgctgataaggatcaatccttgcaaaatatgtattactaaaaatgaaacgaaatgcctaccaataaataatacaaatacatcTTTTctgcattattatttttacacgaaagaaaactcacctcctatttaaagtttttgttagaaattttactttttttgttgACATTCTGTCGAGGATAAATCCTGTCGTGGTTTGAAATACAGTAAGGTCAGAGAGACGTATAACCTATAACACATATTGTCTTTGCAAAGTTTGATACTTATCAGCGACAGAGTCAATTGGTTCAATAAAaaggatgtaatttttttgaaaatttattctGTTAGTTGATTTCcatcaaaagttcaagaaatttgcagttaaaaaataactaaatatacaGTTAGttcacgactttcctctaagtctcgtaggtTCCAACTTGGCCATCATCGCCCTTACCATCCTGTATAGGGCAAGACTTGGCAGTATAATATGAAACAcgcgaatttatattttttttttgcagagGTTGATGGAAGAAGCTTGGATAGTAAACTGACTAACTTCTCAAGAAACGTTTTaagtatgaataaaaataaacggaATCACACCGAACGATTATACTCCACAAATAAAGCTATTGTCGCGCTGTTGATAAAACTTCCACCCACGGTTCATGATACAAGTTCATTCACTATTGATGTGGTGCATAATGATGTGAGGTTTTTTCTATTATCTGTACATATTGTAAACAGATTACGTGCTAGTTGAATGCAGAGCCGATGaatgcgatagtgatgtgatctaattacaatttatgacgataatcatgagtgtgtcgataaatttaaataatgcttcaagtttgttatttatatatttataaattgatttcaaaacaaaatttatgaactttcaattatttacattattttttttttatttaattagtttcgCGCGTGTACATTAAATGCTGCCACTAAAGCGAttccatataattattttacttacttttaaacgctctttaattcactttttttttcatattttttttgcttagaacatttaaagaaatgaaatatTAGTAGCTATATTAAAACGCCTTTTTTTCAGGGTAAATTAATCATACTTATTATAGGTGGAATTTATAAAGAGTTGGGTAAACAGAACATGCAGACATACCTTAGCTTCAGGAGAACCATTTTCTTCGAGGCGACAGATGACGACCAATTCACGGATTACTTTATAACGCGGGAAATGTTCACAACATCGTGCGCCTCTGAAGAAATGAAGCGAAATACATTtctggtaatttttttatatatattcgtCAACGTTTTCAGCTTGATCAGAGTGAAAGTTATTTGTAGTtactttttaagtttattaattagaaGACcgtgttatattttgtttatatactaaactttatttattttacgaaaaaatAACTACCATAATAGGTTGTACTTACACATGAATAGACAAATGTTTTGACTGTcctctattttatttattttatttttaagaaaaacacCGCAATTGTCCATTTTTGTGGTTATAGTTTCACTAgctgatccggcaaacgttgttttgccatataaagtataattcacgcgatagttttataagtaataaaatattgcctatattatagcctgtacatcattttgttctattgtcaatagtttttgcagcgcacgcaaaaataggtttacgattttacaccttgtgttacaaaatagcaattttattacggatccctaattctgaaaaaaaaacatagcctatagccttcctcgataaatggactccCCAACACTGagagaatcattcaaatcggaccagtagtaccagagattagcgcgttcaaacaaacaaacaaacactgcagctttataatattagtatagatttcgAGTGCTCGCGTCATTTTGGCAGCGCCATATTGTTTACTGAGGCTATTAGGCTCAGTGGCTACAGGGGTAAAAGTGAACAAGGCCTTCAGCGTTAAGCATCCAGAACTTAACTCGAACATGATGGGGTGACTATAACccagtaaaataatttatattttttctagcTTCCAATTAGAAACCAAAGTCAGTTAACACTGATAGACCCGGATTGGCAGGAACAAAATACAATTTGCAAAGCATTCTCCTACTATACGCAACTGAAGATAGATGAAGTTGAAAGGTAATAAATAACCTTAATAGATTTTGTAGGCatacttacaaaaaaatattttagttttaatagtaATTGTAATTTAGCAAAAAGAAGTTCATACTAAGCAGAATACAGTGTCTAAATGCattgataattcatttttatgcaatacatagagtttattaataaaacatgttttcTTTTCGTAGGCGTCTTAATAACCATGATTGGGATATTCGCATGGCGTTAAAGGAATTTATGAATGACTTCAGAAAAAACTCAATAAGTACGAGTTTGTTCGACACAGAATCTGATTATGTAACTACCGATCAATTGATGGATGAAGTTGATTAGAATAATAAgtgtatagtaataataataagtatatattaaaattatcatggAATAGGTAcattgtgtgttttatttaggTACGTGTACTGTTACGTCACGTTGACATAACACACGTCAAACACAGCATAATATAGAAGTGTTTACGTACAAAACGCAGGGGTGGTGAAAGAAGGGGGTAAAATTGCGACTGGCGCGTGCGGAGTGCTCGCGGTTTTAAAGCTAGTGTTCTCCAATTTTTGTCGGTTTTTTGGTGCGAGAAAAAGAGCTAAGAACAGGCTAGAATTTGCCTTAACTGCATACTAGCATGTTTCTCAGACTCGTCCATTATAACTCATTTGCGTGGTATTTACTGAGCATCAATATTAGACGGATTTGGACAACCGACTAGAATCGACATTCCTAGAATATTTTCAAGCAGAACCGATTTAATGGAATATaagtctaaaaaaatatatcctcCAATTTTCATATATCGGTCggctcgctcgtgagtccctactggctaGTAGCTGTCCTACTCTGTAGCACAGAACACATTTACTCTAACGAGCCGAAGGCGCCCCCGGCCGATAAACCTTCCAAGATCGGCAAGTGCCCCCGCGCCGCGGTATGCCATAGATCGGCGCTATTTTGGCGCGCGCGCAGCGCTTAttttaaggcatttattttacgtgtattaatagattgcgtATAATTAGGATCATATGagagaatatataataaaactattgaaacaagtcataatatatataataaaatatgcgtAGTGTGCCAAACGGCATGGCCGATTTTGGTGTTTATGaaagatctagtgccaaatGGCACTGGTCAGTTTTGAATGGTGAATGTGTCACGCTCTCGGTAACGCCATTAACTCGCGTGATATAACACTTTGTATTAATCTAGGTTCTAATTAAATGAGACATTtaactattggttaaaatgtcaGCTCTGGTATTGGTGtgtaatttcataatttataataagaattGTAATCATCCAATTACAGAGCAATTATGCTCTGCATTAGCGACTCAGTGGAGCACAACGAATTGTGCTGATGCTTCATTGGAACGTGAATTAGTTTTCCGCTAAGTTTagtgttgaattaaaaatatttatagagttAGCAACCttattaatgtataaataaattgctATACAATAATAACTCGTTGAAAATTATTTAcggttattttaagtaatttgaattttgattattttattaaatttttatttatttaatactttcttAACGAGGTAAGCACTGCCAAATTGCCAGTATGGTATGGACGTCCCAGCCGGGCTAGCATGCGCAAGGTCTCATGTTTACACAGTTGGCCGCCCAGGTTCACGGCAATTcattatcttataataataattattaattatacaaaattttaaattagaaattCGTCACCTCTTTGAGACTCTTGTATGCATGCACGCGGCTAGTCTTGAAATACACcacggttttttttattaaatttgacatTATGATATAAGAAAAACTAGTTCATGAATAGAAATCGGTTATTCAGTAAATCAATgttaagaattaattaataattgaatggCAGTGGCAATCTCAGAGAGGTAAAGAGAACAAGAAGATTATGGACTGTACGTACATCCTCAAATATAAGTTAAACAAGCTTTtcttatatcataatatcagattaaattttaaaaaaccacGGTCTATTTCAAAACAAACCGCGCGCTGCGAACAAACGTCTCAAAGAGATGACGAATTTctagttaaaaatattgaataattcataattattgcTAATTTATAATCGGAGAAAcgataatttataagaaaatattattttaagtagaaATATATGATTAAGGGTGCCAACTTAAGGatcaaaatttgtttaaaaaattatttataaataaaggagaaaataataatttaaatgttcgAAAATAATAAAGAACTTACGAaggacttaaaaaataaaaaatattaaaaataattcaaacggTGCTAAATTCAGTGAGCCCTCGTGATATACGCCGGCCGCCACTATAACACAGTGTGTGAATGCGGGCATAGAGAGCAGGCGGCCGTAACAAGGGCTCTAAAGTATTTGCTCTACTTGTCTATTGGATAGAGCCAACTGATGAAGCTGAAGACCGGTGACGGCGGGGTTGTTTCATCTAAATCCGAACTTTTGTGGGAAGTCGAGTAACTAGTTATACGGACAGCTATACACGATCGTACGACCACCTGTTACCAAAATGGCTGAGGACCCAAAAGCCAAATGAACCCGAGACTACCGAAGATATCTCTGACAGTTCAGCCTGTAGGGGACAAGTGTGgcactaaaacagcttaaaaacaacaaagcGCCGGTCGATGAGGAATTACAGCTGGGTTTCTGAGAGCAGGTGCTAATCCTATGCTTAAGATCCTCCAGTAACTATTCTATTCCGCCATACTCGAGGGTAAAACGCCGCAAACATGGCGCAGAAGTATCGTGGTGCTGTTCTTCGATAAGGCGCTTTTGAAGAACTTTAGACCCATATAATTTCTAATCCAtttatataagctgttttctagggttatcacgaatcgtTCCGTGAGCAGGAGGTCTGCTCCCAAAAtagacaacgatacattcggaacgatacgataatactccgaatatatcgcagctaccctactctaacaaatggtcgaattccttatcgtttatcgtaactaTAGTCtaatattttgacttttttaCGATGTTAAAGCGAATGAATTATgtgcaaaccttgaaaaactaaatattatctgtgctatgtcgctgttaagtgtcaaaagtcaaaacatagtttaggtgCAAAGACTGACCTGTTTATATACCACTATAGCCACACTATAGCtgtcaaagagaatttaaggtCAGTGGGTGCAAAGGACCATGACAGACTCTGCTCAATCAACTTACATCATTTacgcaaaatttaaatattcaaaaattacgtaaggaatataatatgtccatttaacattaaataaataatacaaaacttgtggataaaaaaatgttaagaaaagtaactcaacccttctcgtcgacttcctgtTTCTCAggcagccatttgcattactttgtACGCATAAGCGatcaataaaatgatttaatttacttggtagtaaaaaaattttgttgaatatgtaattaaaataatgcgatttgttttttaatttttttttatgttgttaattatagtaaattgcacataattatttcaatattgtttattaagtatatatattgtatggcaaatataacTTTGCTTCGCGCTATTTTGTGAAAGGAAAATAAATGTCAATGCCACCATTTATCATCTTTGTTGGGTACATTGTGATTTTGTGTGTGGCCTTGCATTTAGAACTCGGACTTTTTAGTTGATCTTTCTTTTGAGGTATCCACAATTATATCcagttatttttagttttatttcgcATACCTTTAGCGATTTGAAAATATATGGTTAGTtttatgtttctttttattaaataaaaataaacataaaactaaGTAATACTTATAGTgtgtaaatagtattttatgaaatcattctgtaaataacatttttcaattaaaaaaattatgtttttttaatttaaattattatggttTGGGCTGGTGGCTTCATtgccaatgctctaaataaaaaaataacttaggACATTTCATTGCAGATTGATTCGTAGCActattctatgttttcttttataaagtttgaaatttcaatttcaattgtCAAATCTCAATCAATAACATGTcgtcttaaatatattt encodes:
- the LOC126971780 gene encoding nuclear RNA export factor 1-like isoform X3, giving the protein MVRLGGNTRYLNLSHNNLSIVPLTILNFFIKGDLIGIDLRNNNISSMDHLHRVSSKIVKLHLEYNPLCKNKDPIDYIKDILLKFPRLKELDGVPLDKYGAMVPFYKSYVVTPDKKTQKFVEQFVNLYFSHYDSRRTKLLNFYGENAQLTISTPTVEVDGRSLDSKLTNFSRNVLSMNKNKRNHTERLYSTNKAIVALLIKLPPTVHDTSSFTIDVVHNDGKLIILIIGGIYKELGKQNMQTYLSFRRTIFFEATDDDQFTDYFITREMFTTSCASEEMKRNTFLLPIRNQSQLTLIDPDWQEQNTICKAFSYYTQLKIDEVERRLNNHDWDIRMALKEFMNDFRKNSISTSLFDTESDYVTTDQLMDEVD